A single region of the Pan troglodytes isolate AG18354 chromosome 18, NHGRI_mPanTro3-v2.0_pri, whole genome shotgun sequence genome encodes:
- the CHD9NB gene encoding CHD9 neighbor protein produces MGCHSSKNNTVAAESQKPEEERKGGEPGLETGTQAADCKDAPLKDGTPKPKS; encoded by the coding sequence ATGGGGTGCCACTCCAGCAAGAACAACACGGTGGCAGCTGAGTCCCAGAAGCCTGAAGAAGAGCGCAAGGGAGGAGAGCCAGGTCTGGAGACCGGCACCCAGGCAGCAGACTGCAAGGATGCCCCACTGAAGGATGGAACCCCTAAGCCAAAGAGCTGA